In Carassius carassius chromosome 2, fCarCar2.1, whole genome shotgun sequence, the DNA window CAGTCATTATCCCACTTAACACACTGCAGGGTCATTTCTTTCTGCCTCACACATACACTCCAGAGAGCCTGTaagcacattacataatcaaacAGTCATTACTGCTGAATGTGTGCTTGTGTGAGACAGAGGGAGACTGACTGATGGAAATAAAGCAGAGTGGACCAGTTCAGGAGGAGAGGTGTAAAAAACAGGGCTTAGAGAACTGAATAATAACTGGCTAGTGATTTTTAGAGCAATAAAACTAGACAACTCGTTgtcaaaataacaaaatgtttatttttgttaccTTGAAACATTCAAGCAAAATGCCATAATTTCAGTGAAACAACAAGACTTCTTTCACTATAACCCCGTCCCTTTCATACAATCCACTGCAAACTCCCATTCAGATCTGACTCCAATCAACAACCAATGCATGAACCAAGTCTCCACCTCTATTTagattgttttaattttgataatcTATTACACTCGGATATGTGTTACAATTGGGAGGAAAAGATCTGTCGCTACATCAGTTACATCACAACATTAATGTCAGTAGGAGAAATGGTGGAGGACAAGTTAAATTCCCTGAAGTTAGAACGAAAGCAACAGTGATGCTTGCTTAAGCAAAAACCTCTAACAACCTGTTATGTCAATGCTTGGATTTTTTCCAGCGGAGTCTCTAATAAAGGCACAGAGAGACTGAACTCACCTCTCTTCCTGCTGGACTGGTTTATGGAACTCAGATACGACACTGAGCTCTTCTTCCGCTGAAACACAGAAGCATGCATGTACATGTAAGCATGGCTCATTCCATTGGATATTTTCAATCTGTCTGCACTGAACTGCTCTTGATTGATTACCTCTGGTTCAAACATGGCTCCACTATATATTGGATTTGCTGTTGTTCGTCTCTTGCGTTCCTGACGCCTGCTTTGAATCTCTACCCAAGCAAAGCGGGAAAGGTCaatacacatgcatgcacacaaacaaacccacacacagacacatttctTTCTCCTGACCTTCTAAATAGTCACGGGTGACCAGTCCCAGAGACAACATGAAGGCCAGTTTCTGTGGAAAGAATGCATGCTATTATCTAATCAACATAAACTACATTACCATACTTATCATTATCGTCATTATAAACTGTGAtataaacataaatgtattttaccAGAGGGCTCTCCTGATGTTTGGaggcaggagtgtgtgtgttggtgggGGTAGGTGAAGATGCCGTATCTAAAGACTGTGGAGGTGAAGTGTGTGTAGGCGTGTCTGGAGAGATGAGCAATGAAGTCTTTGGCTCTGTCCCATATTCCACTGCGGGTATCTGAAGCAGAAACAAAGATGTTTTAATACACATAAATTCAAAAGATTGTGGACtgtaagcttttttttaaatgtttttgaaaaaagtctcttatgctcaccaggactgcggaaaaacaataaaaagtgttttattgtgaaatattacaactaTTTAAAACAATGCCATGTATTACTGTGACGCCAATtatagtctttagtgtcacataacACTTCAGAGATGAGtcttatattctgatttggtgcacaagaaacattCCATATCATCATCAATTATCGAAATCaatggtgcttaatatttttttggaaaccatgatatatttttttgtttcagaattagttgatgaatagaaagtacagaagaacagcatctatttgaaatagaaataatttgtctttactgtcacattttaatttaacgTGTCCTTGCTGAATTAGAAGGAGGCAATATTAGAAGGAGATGGACAAAGGTGGCTGCTGAGTGAACTGACTTTccttaaagaaatgttttatgaGCTGATGAATGTTTTAGAGTAAACCTAAACACACTTCATGTGAATTCCCCTCACCGTGTTGTCAGAGCTTGGGCTGTTGTGAGGTAAgtgctgtgtgtgtctctgtgcagATGGCTGCGTTTGTGTAGATGGGGAGATCGGGATGTTTGTGTTGTTAGAGCTGTTGGGGCAGGGCAGGCCATTGAGGATCCGCATCTGCTGGACGTGACCAGAGGAAGGGAGGGCAGTGCTCAGTAAAACCGGTGACTGTAAGGTGTGCACAGAAACCTGACCAGCAGCTGGAGACAAAGACGCTGGAGGTTTTGGTCTGACCTGCTCACATATACACAGGAAAAAGAGAAGAATTATTTGTGGAATGACTGGAGAAAATAAAAGGTGGACCTAAGCAGTGAAAAAATGACTGAGGTATCAGAAAAGTGATGCTTTACCCAGCAGTTTAACACAGCAGCACAGAAAATCGTTCACTACATTACTACGACACAATACTACTAACACCAGCTCCACTCCAGTATAATTGAAAGTTGTCTATGTATtgactattattttatattataaacatttcaataaaatgtttaattatttgttatGAATAACCTTATCTTTTAGTTTGCATCCATCAAGTTCTgaataaagagaaaaaataaaacatgataaagTACCTTTAAGTATGTAATTTactcaattataaaaaataaaaaaaaacactttgcatCATTTAATATATGAAACATTTTGTAAGCACAGAgaaattaaatgcagagcaagaagACAAGGTGGAGCATGAAGAAAACATCACACAGAAAAGTAACACCTGCAGCTGAAAAAAACACTAAGACACATAGATGCACACTAACACTCAGCAGTGAGGGGTTTTCACTAGTCCAGCCAGGCAGTAGGGTGTGAAGGGTTTCTGTAGAAACAAACCTGTGGTAGAGTGGCTGGCCGAGTTGTCTGTCTGGCTGGAGGAACAAACTGAGGAACTTTGATTGGTTGGGAGGCAGCTTGCACCTGTGACAAGACCGACCATTTAGACACCCTTACTTCACTAACCTGTCCAACACACATCCTACAACAAAGACCTTTAGCTATTTAAGCCACAAATAGAGGCAGATGCAATGAAATAATTGTGTCTAAAATCTAAAGGAAGCAGCCCTGAGCTCTTGGGATCTATATTAAAACCGATTTTGCCTCCCAATTCACATGCAGTTTGCAAAACAAGGGAGAATAAGAAAACAAAACTCTTCTTGTTCTATAACAAGAGGGCCAAAACAGCTTGAGAAATACTTACAACAACAGTGCTGTTGGGTATGACTTGCAGTGGCTCTGCTCCCTGATTGGTTGTTTGGATGACCGGTTGGAAGTTTACTGGGGACTTCTGAGGATCTGAGCTAGGAGGGCTTGCCAGGAGTGTGCTGCCGAGGGTTGTAACCACGGTGAAAGTAGGTGCTGGTGTCATGATGATAGGTGAGGTGTGTGTGGCAGCTCTCAGCACCAGAGGTAGAGTCTTTGAAGCAATGACAGGAGCCACAGAGCTCTACAGGGTCACAAACACATACACTGTTGTAaacatgtttcttttttcttttacaggTTAGGTCTTCTTACTGAACCTAAGGCTCTGCAGACTATTCTGGCCACTCTTCTTAtaatgaaagacaaaaaaaagccaCTGAGATAATGTCACTGAAGCTACCATGAGTATAACTGCTCTATTTTGACTTAATGACATACAGTGGCATacgaaagtttgggaaccccttgcagaatctgacaaaatgtgaaaacaaaataacagagatcataaaaaataaatgttatttttaagtttgtattgtcctgagtaagatattgtacataaagatgtttatatttagtccacaagacaaaaaaaaacccattcaaaagtttgggaacccttggtccttaatactgtgtgtggttacctgaatgatccacgactgtctttctgttttgtgatggttgttcatgagtcccttgtttgttctgaacagttaaactgaacactgttcttcagaaaaatccatccatggggaagtcgtggcctaatggttagagagtcggactcccaatcgaaaggttgtgagttcgagtcccgggctggcatgtacagttctctctccaccttcaataccacgacttaggtgcccttgagcaaggcatcgaacccccaattgctccctgggtgctgcagcataaatggctgcccactgctctgggtgtgtgctcacagtgtgtgtgtgttcactgctctgtgtgtgtgcactttggatgggttaaatgcagagcacaaattctgagtatgggtcaccatacttggctgaatgtcacttcactcactcacatcaggtcctgcagattcttccgTTTTCCAGCTTCTttcgcatatttgaaccctttccagcagtgactgtatgattttgagatacatctttccACACGGAGAACAATTGGGGGattcaaacacaaatattaaaaaacgttcaaacattcactgatgctcgaGAAGGAAACACCATGCATTAAAAactgggggtgaaaacttttgaacaggatgaagatgcccacatttttcttgttttgttgaaatatatattttttccatttagtactgcccttcggaagcaacagaagatacttgtatgtttcctgGAACACTAataaagtacaatttaccttgatctttaaTTTCCAAAACTTTTCACCCCCGGTTCTTAATGCATCTAGTTTCCttttggagcatcagtgaatgtttgaaccttttttaatatttgtgtttgagtccctcagttgtcctcagtgtgaaaagatggatctcaacaTCATATAGCCACTGCTGGAAAGAgtgcaaatatgcaaaagatgctggaaacagtgttcagtttaactgttcagaacaaacaagggactcatgaacaaaacaaacaaccagTTATGGATgatccaggtaaccacacacagaattaagaaaaagggttcccaaacttttaaatgtagTTATTTTATAATCTCAGCAATCTCAGTCCCTTGTTTGAcaatagggaagtcgtggcctaatggttagagagtcggactcccaaacgaaaggttgtgagttcgagtcccgggccggcaggaattgtgggtggggggagtgcatgtacagttctctcttcaccttcaataccatgactgaggtgcccttgagcaaggcatcgaacccccaactgctccctgggtgttgcagcataaatggctgcccactgctccgggtgtgtgctcacagtgtgtgtgtgtgtgttcactgctctgtgtgtgtgcacttgggatgggttaaatgcagagcacaaattctgagtatgggtcaccatacttggctgaatgtttgtcttgtggactaaatgtaaacatcttttatgtaaaatatctaacTCAGGAccgtactaaataaaaaataacatgcatttagtatgatctctgttattttgttaaaattattcatattttcacagattctgcaagggtttCCAAACTTTCGCATGACACTGTATCTAAAAAGAAAGTTGACATATGTCAGAACTTTCAGTATTTTTAGCAGAtacttaaatacataaatactcaGTCTCCTCTAGTGACCATTTAGTAAGACGTAAATAAGCATATACACATCCCCAAGATGTAAACTGTGCATGTGCACAAAGTATTTTTGAATCTGATGTCTGACTATTGATTTAATTATTTCAAGTCTACACCACTCCAATTTAATTTGGATTTAGGTTATTTGGATCGAGTGAGGTGTTTACATAAAGGTTTTTCAGTCCAATTAAGCCAAATCAATTTGATTCCTTGGATGTGTGTAAATGTAGCTATCAAGTCTCACAAGATCAGTTTGATTCATAAATGAATAATTCAGACCGCTGACTCAAAACAGCCAATTCAAAAAACGACTTCTCTCATTGACTTTCAAGAAAATGCCAAAGAGAGTTAGGGTAGATCTCAAGTGGATAACAAAAATTAAACTTCTTCACACAAATGTATAATATGGCTTCAGgagtcatatggaccacttttatggtgCCCCTGTTTGAAGCTTGACAGCTTCTGTGCTTAGCCTAACTGCATAGAAAAGCATAACCAAAACGATATTCCAAAATTTCTCATAATATTTCTATGGACCATTTTTATAAGACTTTTagtgtgtgtttgtcattttggagcttgacagcccagGTCTTCATTCCTTTTGTGATCCCAGAAAGAAAGTCTGTCAAATACTGTCAAATAGCTTGACGTCACTGCGTTGCTGTGCAGATGGAGGACAGCAAGTGATTTTCTACATAGGAAGCACAATCACAAACTCAAAATGCGTGTTTTGTGTTGTTTATGGTTGCTCAAATCGATCAAACCGAGAAACCACAAGGAGCTTTTATAGTGTACCAAAAGGTGTTGTTCATAAGTAGGAAAAAAACAAGAAATTGACTAAAAAAACGCAGGAAAAGTGGCTTGTAAACCTGCATCTGTGGTCGGAAGGAGCAGAGTCAGATAATGCTCATTTGTGCAAATGGTTaagatattaataatatattaagatATAATAAAGATATATTTAAACCTATACATTGACTATGCCAACTGTCACACATTCATTGTGAAACATTCAGAATTCACTCACTGCTAAATGCCACACagacacaatgtaaataagagtTTCATTGTGCAGTTTAGAGGGCTCCGTTGATAAGAACAGAACATTGTGAGATTGTGATAAACTGAGTGAGTGACAGCTTTTTAGGGATTATATAGAAGCATATAAATTAAGGATTCACTTTCGAAATAGTTGTTTGCAATCAGGGTTAGTTGGATCATGTCTAAGGATCATGTCCAACATATGTTGTGATTTTCTGTTTAGACCTTTGTCTTGTAATAGTGTCTAAACCAGTACAGTACGGACTTTCCTCCATCACATCAATTGTGCTTTTGACTTCCTGCCCTCCATCTGAGTCATCAGAAACACATTACTGCAAACAAGCTATTTTTGGTTTCGTGTGAAGtaaacctttaaatgttcagcaaaAACAAGGTATTGACTTTTTAGAGAGGTCCTGTATGAAGTCCTGCTATATTGCTTCTTTTCtgttgtgtgtgtacctgtggaGCAGTGAGGCTGGCAGCAGGCAGAGGCGTCTGTGTCTGCGTGATGAGCAAGGTAGATGTTTGCCCATCGGCTTGTAGTGTCTGCAGCTTCATATCTTCCTGTTTCACCAGTAGATCTCTCCTTAACTGCTCCACCACCTTTttctgaaggagagagagagagaacaagtgcatgttaatttttttgtgtgttctgtCACTTGAACCTGCAATGAAATCTCCCtcactcacaccctctctttctgcCTGCTGTTGATAAGCGAGTTTGTGATGTTGGATTTGGCCTCATTTGCACTGACAGCAAGAGGGAACATAGAGTCCCTACAGCTGAACATCACTCTGTCTTTGTCACTTTCTGTCTCAGGCAGGGGGCCAACAGTATCCTGCTATCTAAAACAtcttaagtgtaaaaaaaaaaagcattatggcATAACAGGAACATTTATCAGTAATATATTACCATTAGCATCAGCTGTGACTATGAACAATGTCTGGTACAAGGAAAGGTATGTCACTACGTTTGCTTCTTCAAATCAAGCGTATCCTCAGTAATTAAAACAATTGCCAGAatagaatgtaaatgtaaataaaactaaatttaaaacaagccccaaatcaaataaataaataacacaaataaaataaatctccatttctctttcaatttaaaattagaggcaaccactgcattttaatcatgatccaaacaaagatccAGCATTCAAttcaacatgagcagtttttaatctaaattagattgtataattaagaaatttgaagcaaaaacagaatggtttgactttttacaaaactatacataaaaatatttgcatgcaacagcagatgagctgaatgagatgcagattcactctctgacagcaggtggcgcttaaagcgtttccttgtttcagttgtaaacaaagcagcgctgcacttatgaactttaatatgcattatagggctggacgattatggcctaaagtcaaaacctctattaattgaacattttacctcgattacgattaatgtacgattattttgtttctgttttgattTTTTGCCCTAATAGTTCACTTACagggtttgtactgtaaacagggccgtAGTTGGGGTTTGCGAGGCCCCGATTCAGGTTGTTTAAGTGATTTGAGatgcctctctctgcgtgagcctaaACACCAGAACAacgcggtgctgaagtgggctcttacacatccttttctgtttgtttaaactgcgatttgtttttgctcgttgaggtgcaggagaactttgcaaacgagagctcggttcagtgttactgtctgtgagacgcggctctctctccgggtgcgcaccgaacacagcgcgcgagtaaccagatactcagttcagcttttccgtgtcttgtgtttgaatgctttaaagtcttttgaatggttacatttgcaagtggcaaggcttaataacacatGAAAATTATacgctttcatgacgacacgcagtagcgttctgtcaactgtcctgagtgtCTTTTTtagcctggaacacaccaagccgacgccGACGAACTAACGCTGATGAAAGCCAACTGTGTTGTTGCCTCGCGTCGGGGTaaaaagctgcacttgaacacacGAGAGAACTATTGCCGACTGTTATGTAGAATGCGCGTTCTGCGCCTGCGTGTAAATGAGACAACTGTCTATTTCTGCAGATATATTCGTCATTCATAAAGGGAAACTGACGCTGCCGGCTGAAGTTATACAAgccgtaaacaaagcagcgcgtgcttactgttttgaatattaatcctgctaaacactttctttattccactcctctcgtgttaatattgaaatattcgccaaggaacaatcaggtaagatgacatatcattagaacagcctctatctgtaccgttttgactttgctcgctgttttgctattattcttgtccactgactcgttcactaagctgaacagccaatcagagttcccTCTTTCACCGACGGCCCGACGCCGATTCAACATGTCGAATCGGCAGAAGAAAAGCCGACAAGGACCAATTTCAGCCGACGGTGCGGAACACACTGAGGAAACTTAGTCGGCCGACGCACAAAAACttgtcggcttggtgtgttccaggctttaatctggcctcagccagacggttgagatcgactattaaaggtgggatattttttcctattgaaagagcgatcatagctcactatcagcagttattttatctatgttagtagcatttcttacagattattgcttggtgtaagagataaataaagatcagataaaggtaaattagcacagtaccagtacgagtgattgcatgtgtgaattagtcataccgtctctgtATTATtttgaagctgtgggttgtaaatagcctagttccttcaaaagtagaaaaatatgctataataagttttgagattctaagatactttagtgataaatcacaggacagcgctgacaattagtttctgcgttcctctgtgcgcgcgatcttcacagctatgagacaatgcagctgcgcgaacatgggagctcgatataataatacacatccgatcgtctaatcgcttgaacgtccaaaccataaaacaaatacaactgacaaagtttagtgaagactcaaggctcaccgctcgctcgccatcactatgtgttgaaccggcattcacctccgtgttttgcttttatgccactgactggtagaatcatgtggctacacacgcttttaaaggtcccgtttttcgtgcttttttgaagctttgattgtgtttacagtgtgcaatataacttgtgttcatgtttcacgtgtaaaaaacacagtatttttcacaaaattcacctatctgtataccgctgttttcactgtcacaaaaatgggctgatgacttcagacgggtccctccttcagaaatacgtaacgagttctgattgtgccagcggttcctgtgttgtgattggacAGCAGCAGAGCGCACgttaccctcctggaaacgcgattggactagttttgagaagcaagtgggcaggagcatgtgctggagatgtatttataatcacaggagcgtttttactgatgagatgcgcatgaaaatcccattcgtttttttgcacagcctaacatctagttaacaaagctaaacagtgttgccctttgtgtagtaagttacagaaactgttaaacgcaccaacttaaataatacaatacacttaccggttgtggtccataaacaacgccttctccagacaaagagggaactgcttcatctttcaagaataatctttgtgagattgaggaagctgtcctcagcaaaatgtgctgcacagttttacatgtggattataatgttcgggaaccgagttaaacataaattgtaaccataaatctccaagtacagcgtccctgggaagcccaaacaaagatgattggactccgagatgaaaataacagcgtttcgacgacatggcgacaaacacaaacgcagctcttcctcttctccgtcggagcgcaacaaggccacgcccccctgtttgtgtattcatgtgggcggaggttagccaaaaaactgttttagtgacgtcattactgcaggaactagagggatgtagtccaaacgggtcgttcgttgtaggtgaattctgttaaataaaatatctcgcttggcattgaactttgagctttagaattttacagatattatttatactctaacaacaacattacacactaagtaaagtttaaaacatgggatcacgaagaacgggacctttaagggggaagtattaacaggaaataaccgaaataaccgacatgtgaaaattacgtcggttaatGGTTCTTAATTttggtttcgattacttttcgattaatcgtccagccctaatgcattatacagaggcaagatgaaaagaaataacaaccatctaaacttttataaagacagttagttcccctcagacatgcattcatataaacgCCTACCCCTAAATGAACCGTGTTTgtcatctcaaccgatttgaatcgtcacatatttgaatcgattttcaactggctcgcggttaatcgttacatccccaATCAAatcttatttagattttttcagtgttttttgtctGTTTGAATCTATTAATTGTATGAACGAAAACAGTTGAAGCATTCTTCCAATATATCTTTGTGTTCTgcgcaaatatttttatgaatttgtattttttggtgGGCTTTCCCTTTAAGAGTCAATGGCAGATGGATAAGTTGTAAGGAAACaccattaattatataattctaTTTGGTGCTGCTAGTAGCACGGTAATTCACCTACGGTTAAAATGTTCATCTGTTCCTATTTACAATACAATCAAAATTTGATTTCTATTTTAGAAGGGTTCCCACAAAAGAACTAGACCATTAGCATTTACAAGAACACACTGAGCCTTAAATTTGCATAATAAGCTCAAAAGAGttatgaaaaacattttcaaaacagacATGCTTTAATGACGTGTAGTAGCTTCTTTACAAATTAACAATCATATTAAGATGAATGGGACAGAAATGGAGGTTGCTTGTAGaggaatgaaaaataaacaaacaatttgcATACTTGCACACTTATTGAAGTCCCTTATAACTGTGCAAATAAGAACCTCTACTGAGAAAAAAGACTGTGATTCTAAATGGTGGACACGATCATTCCTCACATACCTcaaatgcagtttatttgaagCCATTCACTGTCTTTGTTACAGGCTTCAAAAAACTtgcacatacattcacacacatgAGCATGTGTACACAAAGCAACACTAAAAAAGTATGGATCCATAACACTCATAAATAGTGGACAGAAGGATGGAGATATCAAAAGTTTCAGATGGCTGTAAGAGTGCCTGGCTTTACTCAATGCAGCTTCCTTGTTTGTGTTCAGCTGAGTGTGAGCTGATTCTGTAACCACTGAAGACAGAGTGACAGTTACATTAATGAATATGAACACAAGCCCAGCACAGTCCTCTCACTGATTACAGCTTTACCAGGCTCATTCCACCATCTGTTAAACTCACACGCTCTTAGATCTGAGAGAACTCCACCGGACACAGAATGTGTGCGAGCGAGGAAGGCAGCGCACTTTGTTAAAATAGGGCTGCTGGTTGGTACATTTCTGAATGCTGAAGCTTTAAGACGGTCACAGCGATTATAGGGCTGACCTTGTGTTTCTCTGCAGAAAGACCTCAGGTGTGTGTTTTTCTCCTATTGATGGCAGCTGCTCTGTTCTGTTACTTTAAAAAGCTTTGAGATACTAATTAAAATTGCTGCCTGCAGTCTACAACGCATCTTTTCTCCATCTCCTCCACAGAACTTCGGGTTCTGTAAAGTAAGCTCAAGCAAAGGACAGTATGCCATGTAATCATTCCTAGACATTAATCATCAGTTATTGAAATGTCAAATGAAAGGGGAGAGAATAGatttgagcatgtgtgtgtgttggcaaaTTATTCATTTGGCAACACAAAACCACAGCGCACAAATCACACCACAAATGTTCAGCACAATACAACACAAAACAACGGCATGATGCAGAACCTAAGAAGATCGCCTCGTTTTCTTGAAACACACGAGGAGATAAAGACTTTCAGACCCCAAGTAATTGAACTGATCAAGACACACGTCTAGCTCGTAGAGAACACTGATACGGCAGCAGGGGTTCTCTCAGAGAGCAGCTCTCACCTGCCGCTCACTCAGCGCTGTGATCTTGGCCTGCAGGTCACGGAGCTGCAGCTTCAGATCTGCATTCTGTAcaaagaacacacacactcctccctgATACACTAGTCCAGCGGCCGGTATATGAGAGCGTATCGATCAAACAGTAACAGACACATTCAGTGAGGGAGACGCACCTGTGGATCTTGCTTCATCTGGCTCACGAGTTTCTGCAAGAAAGAGAGAACAAGTTTTAGCACTGTCATGAGTAGAAAAAACAGGCCGATGCAGTGACATCTAGAGGACAAAGAAGGTACTACAGCTGCaacaattaaaggggtcatatgatgcgatttcaagttttcctttctctttggagtgttacaagctcttggtgcatgaagatctgtaaagttgcaatgttgcaaagactgaagtctcaaatccaaagagatattctttaacaAAGTTAAGACTCcaccacgcccccctaaaacggcttgtTCAAACACACCCCACatatctatgtcactatgtggaaatatttgcgtaatgccacctaaatgttcatgcaaagaaagaaggcgtggtttcagtatccgcagttagtg includes these proteins:
- the LOC132106939 gene encoding PHD finger protein 21A-like isoform X1, translated to MVFKTADAGKAAVLGFGKKRSMMELQNLQEALKVEIQIHQKLVSQMKQDPQNADLKLQLRDLQAKITALSERQKKVVEQLRRDLLVKQEDMKLQTLQADGQTSTLLITQTQTPLPAASLTAPQSSVAPVIASKTLPLVLRAATHTSPIIMTPAPTFTVVTTLGSTLLASPPSSDPQKSPVNFQPVIQTTNQGAEPLQVIPNSTVVVQAASQPIKVPQFVPPARQTTRPATLPQVRPKPPASLSPAAGQVSVHTLQSPVLLSTALPSSGHVQQMRILNGLPCPNSSNNTNIPISPSTQTQPSAQRHTQHLPHNSPSSDNTIPAVEYGTEPKTSLLISPDTPTHTSPPQSLDTASSPTPTNTHTPASKHQESPLKLAFMLSLGLVTRDYLEEIQSRRQERKRRTTANPIYSGAMFEPERKKSSVSYLSSINQSSRKRANEDSLSEILQKEDAIEWPGTLAIVHSYISYKAAKEGEKDRLKTWSTELRQERETLEHRIGQLSNSITSCVDSKNSVLAQQREMEASLEKMRGLVHLIRGIQLSPFICPGVMANGETSHNGASKPSSFSAVTTDTNNNTNTLTSSSEATVIINTLTNTSDTFKQIATNNNPEAAGAKSDEGSEESAQINSTSRIKSQPTNINATAFSNNSSDQTLLSTNGAVSTGEENTKKHKNNKDLSVIPQALLGSILPLTEVSEGVK